The region TAGTCCATGCACAAATACATAAATGCAGTTTATTTGACAAGAGTAGGGTCAGCCCTTGGCTGTGTTCATTCAGTATATATCGTGGGCTTATTtacactatatatatgtatatatatattattttttttttaaatcttcatggCAGCTCCAAGAGATACACACCATGATAGGAAAGAAATGCGCGCACTGAGGCTCAACAATTCCGTTGCTGAGTACTTAATGGCTGCCTCATTGAGTAATACAatcacagggcggtgcctgtggctcaaaggagtagggcgccggccctatatgccggaggtggcgggttcaaacccagcctcggccaaaaactgaaaaagaaaaaaaaaaaaaaagtaatacagtCACTGCAGAGAACACCTAAATACCTCTatctttgattattattttttaaatttcagattaatgtgaggatacaaaacATTAGGTTATATTAATTTACACATGAAAGGTTAAAGTCAGAGTTGTATCTTTGTCCTACATCCAGGGAATGTGCCATGTGTCTACGCATCGTACCCATTAGGAAAGCTACTGAACCCCTTACCCCTACCTCTAACTCCtcctttttgaatttaattgagatttTCTTTAGGGTGGGTTTGTGATTGTTAATCtcctagtttcaatttagtattgagtacatgtgatgcttgttttttcaATCTTGTGATActcaggagaatgttctccaaattcattTAGGTTGTTGCAAAAGATGGAAAAATCTCCACCTTTgtatggctcaatagtattccatggtatacatatgccacagtttattaatccattcacgtgttaatgggcacttgggttgcttccacatctttgaaGTTGTAAACTGAGCTTTtatgaacatttgagtgcaaatgtccctgtggtaaaatgtccttttttttttaatttgggtaaatgcctaatagtgggattgcagggtcaaatgataggtatacttttacttcttttttttttcttttttctttttttgagacagtttcattttgtccccgtcggtagagtgctatggcatcatagctcacaacaactcaaactcttgggctcaaagcaatcctcttgcctcagcctcccaagtagctgggactataggtgcccaccacaacatctggctaattttagagacgggtcttgctcttgctcaggctagtcttgaactcatgagcttagacaatccaccctctcagcctcccagagtgctgagattgtGACCCATCATGCCCCGCCCTACTTTTACTTCTtcgaggaatctccatacttctttttttgttgttgttgttgttgttgttgtttgtttttttggccggggctgggtttgaacccgccaccctcagcatatgggactggcaccacactctttgagccacaggcaccgtccagaatctccatacgtctttccatagcagctgtactagtttgcaatcccaccaacagggtaTGGTTGTTGCCTTGTCTCCACACCACAACAGCAACtattgctttgggaccttgtgatgtgagccattctcactgggttaagTGATAACTCTAGTTTTTTTtctagtggttttgatttatatttctccgataattaatttgtatttatcaTGATAATTAATTTCtcatgtatttattggccatttttctgtcCTCATCAGAAAAGTTTCTATCCATGTCTCTTATCCAGTTTCTAATGGTGTTGTTTGCGCTTTTGTTGTTAATGTACTTGAGTCCATTGCAGATTGTGGTGATTATTTTTTGTGATTATTAGATTCAATTCCAAGAGTCCGCTTTTTTCCTCTTATTGCTCtatcaatgtttttcaaccttctttttatctcacagcacacttgaatctataggtcaacttctgaggcacacttaaattacgttgatcaaaaaaaaaaaagggggagggcggcacctgtggctcaaaggagtagggcactggccccgtatgccggaggtggcaggttcaagcccagccccggccaaaaactgcaaaaaaaaaaaagggtggggggctcggcgcctgtggctctagcggctaaggcgccagtcacatacacctgcgctggcaggttcgaatccagcccgggcctgccaaataacaatgacgctgcaaccaaaaaatagccaggcgttgtggcgggcacctgtagccccagctacttggaaggcggaggcaggagaatcgcttgagcccaggagttagaggttgctgtgagctgtgatgccacagcactctacccagggcaacagctggaggctctgtctcaaaaaaaaaaaaaaaaaagagtaaggagtagggcacgggccccatataccggagatggcccAGCCACCAgccaaacccagacccagccaaaaactgccaaaaaaaaaagagtaagggtggtgccccatataccaagggtggcaggttcaaacccagcgccagccaaactgcaacaaaaaaaatagccaggcattgtggtggctgctgtagtcccagctactggggaggctgaggcaagagaatcgcctaaacccaggagttggaggttgctgtgagctgtgactttatAGCACTCTattgtgggcaataaagtgagactcagtctctaaaacaaacaaaaaaaaaagagaaagaatatacttactgtgctttgaacttcttttgaaaattacttaatgatttttttttttttttttttttgagacagagtctcaagctgttgccctgggtagactccagtggcatcatagctcacagcaacttccaactcttgggctcaagagatccttttgcctcagttcttttttttttttttttttttttttcctatttttagtagagataggtctcacttttgttcaggctggtcttgtactcatgagctcaagctatctagtgcactgagcctcccagagagctaggattacaggcaagagccaccatgcccagcttaactaatgatctttaaaatttttgtagcacaccagttgaaagtcACTACTCTATCTAATCCTTCAGGTCCTGGCATTCTGCTCCAAAATACATTAACCCAAGGGGATTAATTTTTCTGTGTCTCTAGTGCCACTCTATCCAAAACCATTCTCTTTCCTGGTCTCTTAGAATAGCTTCTTACAATGGCTTCTTCGttgcttttgtttccttcttgGCCCTCATTGTTCCCTCCTCTTGTAGCAACCAGAGTGGGCTTTTCAAAGATAAACCAGTTCTTGTCACTGCCTGCTTAAAGCCCTTCTGTGGTTCCCAAATGTGATGAGAACGAAATCCCGTCTCTTCATGTAGACCTACTAGAATCCACATGATTTGACCCTATCCACCTTTCTGACCGCAACACATACCACAAATACCACTTTTCAAGCGGTACCTgatgactcagtgagtagggcactggcctcatatactgagggtggcgggtttgaacctggccccgaccaaattgcaacaaaaaacaaaaaaaagcagggtgttgtggtgggcacctgtactcgggacactgaggcaaaagaatcgcctaagcccaagagctggaggttgctgtgagctgtgacactacagcactctaccaaggccgacaaagtgagactctgtctctaaaaaaaaaaaaagaagaagaagaagaaaaaataattgccaCTTTTCCTCTCTCTCGCTATCACAGTAataggtttttaaatttatttttttaccccaACTGCcttgatttaatcattacacATTCTTTGCATGTAATCAAATACTCATATGTaccttataaatataaaaattaacatacAGGCTAtctataaagttctttttttttttcctccatggataggatttttatttaatcaaattaaAGATCATGTAACAATCTCACTAAGAGACCTGTTTTTTTCATTGTtcattatttgaataatttttatttatttacttatttatttttattgttggggattcattaagggtacaagaaaccaagttacactgattacatttgttaggtaaagtccctcttacaattgtattTTGCCCCCAAAACGTGGCACACACCAATACCCCACCCAccttgctccttccctctctctgctctttgaacaataatttttaattcaacttgttaatatgttgtttaggatattacatcctcatttataagtgaaatatgtttgtaaaaaaaaatactccaatttcaataaaaatatatttctacttGGATTGCTCTCTCCCTATTCTTGAGCCAAGCTAGCCTTCTTGCAACTACCTTCCTCTGGCAacgacctttgcacatgctgctgATTCTGCTGGAGAAGCTGTCCTTTGAGTCTGTGTAACTGACACTACCTTGCCATCCATAgaaagggccttttttttttttttttgagatagagtctcaagctgtcgtcctgggtagagtgccgtggcatcacagctcacagcaacttccaactcctggacttaagcgattctcttgcctcagcctccaaagtagctgggactacaggtgctcaccacaacgctcagctaatttttggttacagtcatgattgttgtttggcaggcccaagctggattcgaaccctccagctctggtgtatgtggatggcgccttagccacttgagctacaggcaccgagccagaaagGGCTTCTTTTTAAGCAGTCCCCACTCCAACCCCCATCAGCTTCTATCACATTACCCTGATTATTTTTTTATACTCATTAAAGAAACgtatttactttcttatttattgactatctcttctttctaaaacacaaacTCCATAATACGGCTCTTTCCTCCTTCACTATTTTATTCCCATCACCTAAACAATGCCTAGCACATAAAAGTTACCTGAATGACTTAAATTAATGCATTTGgatgaaagaaaatatctatttttaattttgataggaACTGGCAAAGTGCAgaaattgatgtagaaaaattaCATCAATATACACCTCTGCCAACCATATAGGAGAGTGCTCTATACCTTACACACCACCCCAAtactaattttatgtttttaaattttgtcaatGTGAATAATAAAAAAGTCTTCTTATTTCAACTTGTTTTCCCTGGTCATTAGTAATGTTCATATGTTTAGTAgacatttctatttcttattttttcatgccCTTTACCCATTGTCTTATTTGATTGTCTGCCTTTATCTTATTAATTTGTACGAACTTTTTGTAaatattggaaattttttttttttaattgagacagaatctcactttgtgagATGccacagtgccatggcatcaaggctcacagcaacctcaaactctttgggctcaagagattcttttgcctcagctccctagtggctgggactacaggcgtccaccacaacacccggctaatttttttttgtttgtttgttttgttttgttttgttttgttttgtttagcaggcctgggctgggttcgaacccactggcCCCgtagcatgtggccagcaccttaaccactgaactacaggcgcccagtcTAGAAATTATTCTTGTCTGTTATATGTGTTGCAAGGGGTTTCTACCaaatttatctttctgttttgttttgttttgtcttttatttgttttgagacagaatctcactttgttgtcctcagtagagtgctgtggcatcatagctcacagcaacctccaattcttgggttcaaattctcttgcctcaccctccagaggggaatacaggtgcccgctacaaagcctggcaatttttagagatgaggtcttgctccaactcaggctggtctcaaacctgtgagctcgggcaatccatctgcctcagcctcccagagtgctaggattacaggtgtgagccactgcacctggccttgtttttttgttgttgttgttttgtttttttgagacagactcttactctgttgccaggctagagtgccttggcatcagcctagctcacagcaatctcaaactcctaagttaaagcaatcctccttccttggcctcccaagtagctgggactacaggatccccccacaatgctcagctagtttttctatttctagtagaaacaggggtctcattcttgctcatgttagtctcgaactcctgagctcaagtgatcctcctgcctcaccctcccagaatgctaggattacagatgtgagtcactgcgcccagcctgtgcctccatttctttctctctttttttgtgattttataattttatttgatatgtctgacaatcaccagttagTTCTCATCCACGTTGACTgtctgtagatttttgaaagtagtaacaggtacataggtaaccaaagtatagagcttgtttggtgaatcttcatcttcattgcGTTTTCTGGATAACCGCACATGGATACGGTATGGGACCTTACTTGTGcctttggcccagacagctttgttAAGCCTGGTATCAGTGCGCATGTCTGGAGTTcccatctctttcatggcaaatttccagaTCTCTTTGAGTGCACGAGGGGCACGCTTCTTGAAGCCCACTCCATGGATACGCTTGTGAATATTGATAGTGTATTCTCGAGTCACCACCTCGTTGATGGCGGACCGGCCCTTCTTCTTCTCACCACCCTTCTTTGCAGGAGCCCTTCTGTAGGTCCCAAGTTGGAAAGAAAGAGCGTGCGGAATTCGCCTCCATTtttttacctgtaaaatgggataactaTACATGTAGAAGTTTAACTTGGAGGGtagtaaggattaaatgagttgatgTTTGTAAAGTGCTTTGACCAATGTTTGGTACATAGTAAATACTGTAAAGTGTTAGCTATTATTGTAGTCCTGGTGTTTGATATCTTGGGAGGCCTTTCTCAACcctcagaattataaaaaaatcCGCATTTTCTCCTAATACTTTAATAGTTTTATTCTGTGTATTTAGATCTTTCATCAGTGTGGAATTTATTGCAGGGGTgttcaaactacggcccgcgggccacatgcggcagtgtgattgtatttgttcccgttttgtttttttacttcaaaataagatatgtgcagtgtgcataggaatttgttcatagtttttttttaaactatagtccagctctccaatggtctgagggatagtgaactggccccctgtttaaaaagtttgaggacccctggtttaaggTGTTAAGATAGAGATCTAACTCCCCCCTCCATGGATAGCCAATTGTACTGACCTTATTTAGCCAATATGCCAATCTTTCACCAATTTCTAACTTGAAATGCTATCAGTTAGTTTTGTGtctggactctcaattctgtCTCATTGCCCTAGTTAGTAGTATAGGGCCAATAACACAATTTTAATCATTGAAACAAGTTATTTGATGAGACAAATGCCTGCTttactctgttttttattttttaaattttcctggCCATACTTGAAagttgtttgtgtgtgtttgctttgtttggggttttttgtttgttttttatttgttttggtctatttttagtagaaacagggaccccaggctagagtgccatggcgtcagcctagttcacagcaacctcaactcctggctcaagagatcctcttgcttcagcctcccaagcagctgggagtacaggggcCCAGCACCAATGCCCAGCTAGCCTattctctatttttagagacgggatctcattcttgttcaagctagtgttgaactcctgaactcatgcaatccacccacctcagcctcccagagtgctaggattacaggcgtgagccactgtacccggcctttTGTATGTAGATTCTTCTGATTATGTTTAGAATCAAGTAATTACCCATCCAAATCTCATTGTTATTTTGATAAAGCATTAAATTTATAGACAATTTGGAAAGAAATGACATCTTTCTAATGATGATTTTGCCTTCCAAAGATATGgtgtatttctttcattctttctggtCCGCTTTCTAAAGTTGTCTTTATATTAGGATCTTTCTTTCTAGAGCTGTCTTTATATTCATATCTTTTAATACCGTATATTTTGTGCCATGCAGTCCACTATCTTTCAGTTTGCACTTTAGATACAGATTTCATTACCTTCTAGTTATGACCCTTCGACCACAGTCAAATTTGGATAAAAGGGATTCATGAATCTAAAATAACTGCATGATCTACAGCTTGAAAATACTAGAGAAAGCTTAGAAGGTGATGATAGAACTGAGGGGTGAGGAGGTGGCAAAGCCTGTGTTTGAACCTTAAGGTGATTCAGGAACTATCTTCAGCATACTGCTTTTTGTTGCATGGATAAGTAGAGAGAGAGGTATGAAGTTAGTTTCTTTAGGGAAGATAGAGTATGGGGAAAGAGATGCAAGGAGAAATACCTTAGTTTCATAAATCCGGAAATATCACCTGACCATTGACCAGACTACCCCAAATCCACCCAATTTGGTCCCAGCAATGACCcctcctctttcttcccctccGGCGTTCATTTTCCTTTTGCTAGTTTACAGCCGTCTTGTCCCATTCCCTCCACTCTCCACATTGCACAGAATTATCTTCCAAAAAAGAGAAATCTCATCATGCCAACCCTCTCCTTTAAAAAACCAcgactggggcggtgcctgtggctcaaaggagtagggcgctagccccatatgctggaggtggcgggttcaaacccagccctggccaaaaactgcaaataacaataataattattattattataaaccaCGACTGGTTTCATGTGTCCTTCTGCAGGATCCGCTTCAGTGTCATTCCTTCACCTGCTATACAAAAATCCTCCACAACCTGTTCCCATCTTCCTCTTCAGCCTTATTTCTCCTACCGTCTAACCCCATCAACACTTCAGAACAGGATGTGCCTGGCCTTCTCTTAAGATGCCCTTTCTCAACTCCTGGCTATCCTTCATAAAGAGTGTCctcaaatgttcccttttctggACAGCCTGCACGCCTTCCGCCCCCGCCCTGGCCAAGCGCTGTTAGTGGCTTTGTCTTCTGAGTCATACCTCTATTATAGCATTCCCGGGATCATAATACCTGTTTTTGTGTCTCTTCGACTATACTAGGAAAGCAGGGACCGTAGTAATTCATGTGTGTCCCCATTGCTTAGCATAGTGAATAACACCAAATAGGCATACGTGGATGGATGGACCGATcgatggacagacagatggatggGTAAGTGAGTGGGTGGATGTTAGCTGGtatgggtgggggaaggagatggCTAGCCTGAGAAATTAGGAGAGGGAACCCTGCGACAATAAAAGACAGACACCAGGGGGAGCCCAGACACCGCACTAAAGAAGTGGGAGGGCGGACCAAAGAAGGCTGCATGCTCTGAGGTGCGCGAGGGAGCAGCGCGCactgaagcaaacatcacgccAACTGAAACCGCTCAACCACGTGCGCGTCCCCTTATCCAGCAACCCCAGGCTGTGTCTGAGCCCACCTCACTCCCTCCACCGCCCCCGAAGCCTCCACAGCCTCTGAGAAAGCAAACAAAGGGGAGGGGACCCCTGCAGGGTTCTGCCCGCCAGCAGCCAATCGCAGGGCTTAATTTCCCGGAAGGCGTGCACCTTCGTTTAAGGGGCCCCAATCAGCTCCTCAGGGGCCGGGAGGGGCGGAGAGGTGGGCGGGAAGAGCAGGATCTGGGACAGCGGGCTGGGAGGTCTGCCCCGGAGGAGACAGAGCgcagagggtgggggtggagccaATCGCCGTGAGTGTCTGCAAGCAGAGGGCGGGCGGCTGAGCGGCGCGCGCGGTCAGGCTGACGCATCTGGTCGCGGTTTCCCCAGGATCAGAGGCGAGGGccggaggggagggggaagagaagaaagagaggagggcGCGCGTGCGCAGTGGCGCGGGGAGGAGCAGGGACCTGGCAGCGGGTGAGAAGGCTGCAAGCGAGCCGCGAGCTGAGCCGGCGGCGGGCGGCGAGCGCGCGCACCATGGGCGAGAAACCCGGGACCAGGTAAGGGAGATGGGGCCACGCGGCGGGGCATGGGCGGTGGCTCCGGGCGGGTGCTCGGATGGTCCCCAGAAAGGGACATGGGAGAGAGAGAATCAGGGGGCCGGACGCCTGGGTCCCTAGGGGCCAGCCATCCGGGGCCGCACGAGTAGGTCCTCGAGGAtaatgggggtggaggggagcgCGTGCCTGGGCCCCTGCAGAAAGCAAGGCCTGAAGGGGATCAGAAAACTGGCGTCTGGGTTCCTGCAGCCGGCGTCTGGGTTCTTGTCTGGTACTCGATTCTCCCATGCAGGTTTCGATGCAGGAGCAGAGGAAGGGGGAGCAGGTGGCTGACCCCAAGGGGTTGTGTATGGAAGGCTGGATGCCGGGAGGGGGATCCCCTCTAGACTTGAGCTAAGCCATTGGAAAGCCTCCTGCCCAATACCCCACAGGCAGTTGGGCTGCCCACACCTGTCCCGAGGGCCGGGTGGCTCCTCTTTCAAACTTCTGCCTTCCCCTGGGTTGCTAGGAGCAACAGCTTCATCTTGGGGAAGCAGAATACTTACTTGACGGTCCACGAAATGGGACCTTATCCTTCTCCCTGAGAGGCAGTATTTGCCCCGTGCCCGCATCCACTCCCCGGATGTTTTCTGTGCAATCGAGGCTCCTTCCTTCCACTCACACCCCTAGTTCTCTTTTTTGGTCTCTAGCAAAATCCACTTCCTGTTGTGACTCAACACCCCCAAGGGGGTAAGAGGGTGAATGCCTGAGTCCCAGGGAAGCAGGAGCAAAAGAGGGAAAGGCCTGGGCTGTATGCTTCAACCCAGAAAAGATCGGAATGGGGGCCTGGTCCTGAGCTGTCACTTTTTCTGCAAAACATCACATCAGCCCTACCACTTCCCACCCATAGAGTATGAGACCCTAGGTTTCTAAGCATCAAGTAGACAAGTATCAGAGATTATCAAAGGGAGGACTGGTGTTCTGGATTAGAGGTTAAACACCCCAGAGAAAGGGGAAGTCTCTGACTTGAGGGAGGCCCTGGTTTCCGTTATGTGGTTCAGGGAGGGGGACAGATGGACCAAAGGGGGACTGCTGACTTGGCACAACACCCCTCACCCCTAGTAAATTCTAGGCCACAGGAAGTGGAGAGAATAGCAGGAAGTGTGAAGGGGCACCTACTTCAGCTGATCCCTCTCACCAGACGCTTCCCTGGTCATCGCCACACTCTGCCTCCTTGACATATGCATGCTGCTCCTCCCTAGCTAGTCTGGCAGGAGGAGGGTGGTTTAGGATCCAAAGGGCAGGTGCCCTGCAGCTGCTCCAGGGCAATTGCCCCAGAGTCACACTCCAGTTGGCCAACTGTTAATTGTAGCTGTCACAGTGCTCTGCCAGGGCTCCTAATGGGAGGAAACACTGGGACAAAGAGAAAACCAGAAGCAAAGGGGAGGGAGAGCCTGGATGATGCCATAGCAATCAGCCCCCAAGTTGGGACAAAAGTAGGGTGTTTATTCTAGCTGCCATCATATCAATGGATAGTTACTCTCCTTTATTGGTTGGGGATATCTAGGGACCTCTGTACCCCTTGTCTTCCGACCTTTGGACAACTTGGCCTTCTGGGAAGAAGGGGCAAGTGAAGTTGTTATAGCGGAAACTGGGGTGGTAGATTTAGAGCAGGCACCAGGCCAGTTAGCTGGCAGGATTTCAGTTTCTACTATCTGGGGACCATTTCCAAGGATCACTGCTAAGGCAGAGTGGATTGGGTACAGAGGCACTTCAAAAAACAGGCTCACAGTCTACCAGCATACTGGGGTCCTCAGATAATTCTCTACCTTCCCAACAACAAGTGAAGTCTAGGCTTAGGTTGTTTCAGCAACTGGGAATTGGATCTCCTTCAGTTCAACAAACAATCGAAGCAGAGACCGATAGTGCAATAGTTTAGTGATTAAGAGCATGGACTCAGACCCATTCTGCCTTGGGTTGTATGTGAGTTATACTCTCTGTGACCTTAGACAAATTGCATGACCTCTCTGGAGGGGGCACACACAAGCACCATGTGAAAGTGGTACCTTAGTGAAATAGGGATATTAGAGCTTCTGTCATTGGGTTGTCAGagttattaaatgagataa is a window of Nycticebus coucang isolate mNycCou1 chromosome 18, mNycCou1.pri, whole genome shotgun sequence DNA encoding:
- the LOC128571038 gene encoding 60S ribosomal protein L31-like yields the protein MYSYPILQVKKWRRIPHALSFQLGTYRRAPAKKGGEKKKGRSAINEVVTREYTINIHKRIHGVGFKKRAPRALKEIWKFAMKEMGTPDMRTDTRLNKAVWAKGTSKVPYRIHVRLSRKRNEDEDSPNKLYTLVTYVPVTTFKNLQTVNVDEN